CGGCCTTGCGGACCATAAAATCCCGGTGCCGAAATAGTTACTCCCGGTACCATATCTTCCCCGACAATCTTCCTGAAAAGCTCCGAATCGCTTTCGACTACGTACGGTGAAGTCAACAGCGGGTTCCAACTCGTGTGTTCTTTAAAAGCTTTTTCGAATTCGACATCGGCAAAAGTTTCACGTCCGGCGTAAAAGTTCATCAAACCGTCGAAACCAATGGCGCGCTGCGAAGCAACATAGCTGTTAACGGGAATATCGCCCTGAAGTGCACCCGATGTGCCAATCCGAACAATGTTCAACGCCGTATGCTCTTCTTTGATGGTACGGGTTTCCAAATCGATATTCACCAGCGCATCCAGCTCATTTACTACAATGTCGATATTATCGGTTCCGATTCCCGTCGATAAAGCGGTAATCCGCTTGCCGCGAAATGTGCCGGTAGCCGATACAAATTCCCGGTTCTCGGATGTCGATTCAATGTTATCGAAAAATGAGGAAACCAGCTTCACACGTCCCGGATCTCCCACTAAAATGATGTTTTCTGCAAGATTCTCAGGTTTGAGGTGTAGATGAAAAATAGTCCCGTCGGGATTGATAATAAGCTCAGATGCTTTTATTTTTTTCATAGATTTGTTCAAAATTGTTATATATCCAAAACTATCGAAAAATAATCATAATTTCAAAGCCACGAATTACCTGCTTTTTCAGTATTTTTTGACTGACCTGACCATTTTTCGTTTCAAACAGAAATTTCAAACTAATCACTTAAAATAACCGTATGAATTTTAAACGATCCTATCTTATTCTTGCTGCTATTGTTGTTGTCGTTGTTGTTTTTTTCAGTAGTAGTATGTTTTTTACTATCGAACCTGGCGAACGCGCCGTTATCTTCCGGAAGTTTTCGACGGGATTGGATAAGGAACATGTCTATCTCCCCGGATTCCATATGATTGCTCCCTGGAACAAACTCTTCGTTTATGACGTGAAGGAAAAGAAGCGTGAAGAAACAATGGACGTGCTCGATAAAAATGGTTTGTCCATCAAAATGGACGTTTCCATTCGTTTCAATCCGGTTCATAATCGCATTGGATACCTGCACGAAACCTTCGGTAAGGACTACATTGACCAGCTGATTATTCCTGAAATTCGTTCAACTGTCAGGCGCGTAGCGGGCCGCTACACTGCCGAGGAGATTTATTCGACCAAACGGTCAGAGGTGGAGTCCGCTATTATCGATGAAGCCCGGAAAGTGATGGAGCAAAATAACATCGACTTACGTGCTCTGTTGATTCGCTCCATTAATCTGCCTAACGAGATTAAAATGGCGATTGAAAGCAAGCTGAAACAGGAGCAGGAAGCGCTGGCTTATCAATTCCGTCTGGAGAAAGAGAAAAGCGAAGCTGAACGGAAACGGATTCAGGCTGAAGGTATCGCCGCGTACAACGATATCATCAATAAATCGTTGACGGATAAAATATTGAAGCAGCGCGGTATTGAGGCGACGTTGGAATTGGCTAATTCACAAAACTCCAAGGTGATTGTGATTGGTGCCGGAGATAACGGTCTGCCGTTGATTTTGAACAATAACTAATCGGTCGATTTCTGTTGATGCTTAGCGGCGAAAGATTAATTTTGCAGGAAAAAGAATAACCATGTTACAACGAATACAGTCCATTTATCTGTTGGGAGCACTGTTGTTAATAGTGGCCCTGTTTTTTGTGCCGTTTGCCGAAATAGTCGGGAGCGACGGTTCTATTTACGTTTTCGACAAAGCGGGAATTTACCTGCAGGGAGCCAAAGACCCGGAGATTCTCTACGGCGGTCTTGCTATTCAGGTTTTCCTGGGAATTATTGTGCTGGTGAACCTGGTTACTATTTTCTCCTTCAAGAAACGGATTCGTCAGATTCGGCTGTCGGTTTTCAATATCCTGCTGATGATTGGCTTGTCGGGCGTTATCTACTATTTCGCATCGCACAGCGCCAAACTGCTCGGTGGAAAATTCAGCTTTGAACCCAGCCTGGTGATGCCCTTGATCGCTGTGGTGCTGACATACCTGGCTATTCGCAGCATTGGCCGCGACGAGGCGCTGGTCCGCTCCATCGACCGCATTCGTTAGCCGGCAGTTCTCCACAGAAAAGCAAAAACAGCTGTTTTAGTCCTTTTACTTGCGCACTTGCAGGTAGAACGAGGATTGGAGCAGCTGTTTTTTTGTCCGAAAATATGCCGGGCCAATGTGTTTTGGTGTTATTCCGAACAGAATATGTCTGAGCAAGTATGTTTTGGCGTTATTCTGGATAGAATACGTCTGAGCAAACATGTTTTGGCGTTATTCTGAACAGAATACGTCTGAGCAAGTATGTTTTGGCATTATTTTGAATAGAATGTGGTTGAGCAAATGTGTTTTGGCGTTATTCTTAACCGAATATGTCTGAGCAAACATGTTTTAGGATTATTCTGAATGGAAGATACCCGTTCAAACATGTTTTTGAGGTAATACTTTTATGTTTCGGCGCAGACGGCTTGTTTCCGACGAAAAAAAAGGAGGCAACGGGCCTCCTTCATTTCGGGTAAAATTCTATTTTTTTTTTCAGGACCGAATCCGGTCAGCTCGTCAAAACCGTTCGGCAACCATTTTACAAATGGTTCCGAGAAATTGCTCATCTTCATCGGTAAACGGGCCGGCCGAGTGCGAATCGATATCGATTTCGGCCACGAATTTTCCGTTTTTCATTACCGGAACCACAATCTCACTTTGTACATCGATGCTGCAGGCAATGTAATTGTTTTCGGCACTCACATCCTGCACCACTTTACTCTCACCGCTTTCGGCTACCTGTCCACACACGCCTTTTCCTACCGGGATATGGGTGTGTTCCGTCGGTTTGCCAACATACGGACCTAATACTAGTTCGTTGTTGCTTTCATTCAACAGGTAAAAGCCCACCCAATCGTAATGGTAGACCTCTTCTTTCAGTTTGGCGCAAATGTCGGCCAGTAGTTGCTCACGGCTCTTCGATGCATCGAACAGCGTTTTTATGCCATTCAGGATATGTTGAAAATCAGTTTGCATAGTATCAAAAAATTAGCATTTCGTTTTCCGGTTCAACCGGAAGTCCAAAGATGATAATTCTATTTGATATCCATCTGATCCTGATGGGTGATTTTTTCACAATAATGGCATTTCAAAGCTACCGGTGATTTGGAAATTACTTCGAAATGCGTGTCGATATTTTCGTTGTTCGTGATGCATTTCGGATTGAAGCAACGTGCGATATCCTGAATTTCATCCGGAATTTCGACGACGTATTTTTCCACCACTTCGTAGTCTTTGATGGTGTTGAGTTTGGCGTGTGGTGCTACCAGTGCGATTTTATTGATCTCTTTGTCTTTGAAGAAACGGTTTTCCACCTTGATGATGGCTTTTCCTTCCATCACATTACTGTCGAGATTATTTCCAAAGGTGACCATGTCTTTGCATTCGTCGAGCTTCAGAATGGAAATTACTTTGAAAAGGGCAGTGGTGGGGATATGATCGATAACGGTACCTTGCTTAATGGCACTTACGTTTAATTGCTTTTTCATTGTGTTCGGGAATTATTTCAGGTTCAACAAATGAGCGATAATGGCCATACGGGTGTAAACGCCGTTTCGGGCCTGTTCGAAATAGTAGGCTTTCGGATTGCTGTCTACATCGGTATGGATTTCGTTCACGCGGGGCAGCGGGTGCAAAATGCGCAGGTTGTCCTTGGTGTGTTTCAGCATTTTGTTGCGCAGGATGTAAACGTTTTTCACTTTTTCGTAGTCAACCGGGTCGGGGAAGCGCTCTTTCTGGACTCTCGTCATGTAAATAATATCGGCTTCGCTGATGATGTCGGTGAACTCAGTGTGCTCGAAATAGCGCAGGCCTTTCGACTGAAGGTACATTTTGTACTCATTGGGCATGGCCAGTTCCGGCGGAGCGATGAAGTTGAAAATAGGGTTGTCGAAATGCGACATCGCCATGAGCAGACTGTGCACCGTCCGGCCGTACTTCAGGTCACCTACCATAAACAGGTTGATGTTGTCGAGCGTCTCCTGCGTTTTCACGATAGAATACATGTCGAGCAGGGTTTGAGTGGGATGCTGATTGGCACCGTCACCAGCGTTGATGACCGGCACGTCCGACACTTCGGAAGCGTAACGGGCACTTCCTTCCAGCGGGTGACGCATCACAATCAGGTCGGCGTAGTTACTCACCATTTT
This Prolixibacter sp. NT017 DNA region includes the following protein-coding sequences:
- a CDS encoding nucleoside phosphorylase, whose translation is MKKIKASELIINPDGTIFHLHLKPENLAENIILVGDPGRVKLVSSFFDNIESTSENREFVSATGTFRGKRITALSTGIGTDNIDIVVNELDALVNIDLETRTIKEEHTALNIVRIGTSGALQGDIPVNSYVASQRAIGFDGLMNFYAGRETFADVEFEKAFKEHTSWNPLLTSPYVVESDSELFRKIVGEDMVPGVTISAPGFYGPQGRELRLPTADPELNDKIESFRFNGMKITNYEMECSAIYGLSHLLGHHALTICAIIANRVTREANENYKPVIKNLVETVLERIVM
- a CDS encoding prohibitin family protein, which gives rise to MNFKRSYLILAAIVVVVVVFFSSSMFFTIEPGERAVIFRKFSTGLDKEHVYLPGFHMIAPWNKLFVYDVKEKKREETMDVLDKNGLSIKMDVSIRFNPVHNRIGYLHETFGKDYIDQLIIPEIRSTVRRVAGRYTAEEIYSTKRSEVESAIIDEARKVMEQNNIDLRALLIRSINLPNEIKMAIESKLKQEQEALAYQFRLEKEKSEAERKRIQAEGIAAYNDIINKSLTDKILKQRGIEATLELANSQNSKVIVIGAGDNGLPLILNNN
- a CDS encoding DUF4293 domain-containing protein; amino-acid sequence: MLQRIQSIYLLGALLLIVALFFVPFAEIVGSDGSIYVFDKAGIYLQGAKDPEILYGGLAIQVFLGIIVLVNLVTIFSFKKRIRQIRLSVFNILLMIGLSGVIYYFASHSAKLLGGKFSFEPSLVMPLIAVVLTYLAIRSIGRDEALVRSIDRIR
- the pyrI gene encoding aspartate carbamoyltransferase regulatory subunit, with amino-acid sequence MKKQLNVSAIKQGTVIDHIPTTALFKVISILKLDECKDMVTFGNNLDSNVMEGKAIIKVENRFFKDKEINKIALVAPHAKLNTIKDYEVVEKYVVEIPDEIQDIARCFNPKCITNNENIDTHFEVISKSPVALKCHYCEKITHQDQMDIK
- the pyrB gene encoding aspartate carbamoyltransferase, with the translated sequence MNAQNLISITDFSKEEYMRIMELAADFEANPDQRLLDGKVVATLFFEPSTRTRLSFETAINRLGGEIIGFTDSSSSSVTKGESLHDTIKMVSNYADLIVMRHPLEGSARYASEVSDVPVINAGDGANQHPTQTLLDMYSIVKTQETLDNINLFMVGDLKYGRTVHSLLMAMSHFDNPIFNFIAPPELAMPNEYKMYLQSKGLRYFEHTEFTDIISEADIIYMTRVQKERFPDPVDYEKVKNVYILRNKMLKHTKDNLRILHPLPRVNEIHTDVDSNPKAYYFEQARNGVYTRMAIIAHLLNLK
- a CDS encoding GAF domain-containing protein, which encodes MQTDFQHILNGIKTLFDASKSREQLLADICAKLKEEVYHYDWVGFYLLNESNNELVLGPYVGKPTEHTHIPVGKGVCGQVAESGESKVVQDVSAENNYIACSIDVQSEIVVPVMKNGKFVAEIDIDSHSAGPFTDEDEQFLGTICKMVAERF